TGGGAAAAGTATCTAAATGAGAACTTTGATCCACACGTGGAGGAGGAGAGTAAGGagaaggatgatataaaaggcaGATGGAGGACAGAAAGAGGGGGAGAGCGAGAAACCATCTTACATTGTAATGAACGCTGAACAGtaatacaaattgtcctcggcatTTGTCTGAAGAGATTTTATGTTTACTTAATTGTCATGATGCATGAGTGTAACAATCTAGCTTAGTAGTTACGTTATCCAATGTCCATAAACCTAGATTTGAAGCCTACTCTCTAtacattttattgttttgggctttttgggccggTTCCTTCCATATTATTGGGTCCTGGTGCaatttgtgtccttacaattggtgccatctgtgggaaatctTGTGTTTTAGGAGAGGTAAACTGATGGCAAGTTCAGGTCCACACTATGCAGAGTCTTTGGGGTCCTAACATGAATACCACTTTCAACATCTTGAGTGggaaagagatagagagggTAGTGTGCATACAGGGTACACTGCCAGGAATCGTTCACGAGGTGGAAGTAGAATACTCCATGAAGACGATGTTAAAGCCAtacagagggagattgaccatttgaagaggaagttgtgTCGCGCTAGAAGGGAATGAACACCCTCTTTTTCTGACCCTTCTTCTGATGGGGATGACTCCCAAGGTAGTAGTTATAGGCTCAGGTCAAGGACTCCTTCTAGTGAATCTTTTTCGTATAAGACGGGGGATCTTCATGGTTGGATGAAAAAGAAGTTTtcttccaggggcttgggaaacgatGCAATGGGAAAGGCACTGCACCAACTTTCTAAATCACCTTTCACACATAAGGTAGAGAAAGGAAAACTTCCTCGTCACTTCACCCAGCCAaacttcaccatttataatggccgaacaGACCCTATagagcatgtgagccattttaatcaacGAATGGCGGTCCActctaagaatgaaactttaatgtgcaaggttttcccctctagcttgggacctgttgccatgaggtggtttaatggcctGAGGGTAAATTCTATTGATTCCTATATGGAACTCACCATGGCATTTGGGTCTCGTTTTGTTActtgcagtagagttcctcgacctCTGGATTCATTATtgtctatggccatgagggaaggggagaccctgaaaacatattcggatagatactaggagatgttcaatgagatcgatggtgattttgatgaagtggcAATCAACACTTTCAAGGTTGGTCTTCCAGCTGAGcatgacttaaggaaatctttgaccaagaAGCCGGTAAAGAGTGTACGTTggctcatggatcgtattgatgagtacaagagggttGAAGAGGATCAATAGTAGAGTAAAGGAAAAGCAAAGGTTATTCCTCAGGAgtggagggatttcaggtcggaaaGATACAATAACAAATGGTCTCGAAGGGATTTTGCCGGGCAATCTGTTTCAGCCCCTTCTCAAGTAGTGAATGCTGTGTTTCGTGAACCTGTACAGCAGGTGTTGGAGAAAATTCATCATGAACCATAtttcaggtggcctagtaagatggtaGGGGACCCTATGAAGCGTAATCAGAATCTCCACTGTAACTATCATCAAGAAAAGGGTCATACCACTGAGAATTGTAGGAACTTGTGGAATTATTTGGATCAATTGATTAAGGAAGGGAAGTTGAGACAGTTTTTGAATCGGCCCAATGGGCAGGGAGATCACGCTGGCTTGGTAAATCAAGGTAGTAATACTTTAAGGCCTCCTCTGGGtacaataaatgttatttttgccgCTCTAGGTAGGACTGGTTCTTGCCCTACCAGGGTGTTGTTAGTGTCACAACTCCTTGCCGAGGAGACTAACTTTGAGCCGAAGAGGGTTAAGGGAAATCCTCCACCTATTTTAGGTTTCTCTGAAGACGATAAAGTTGGAACtatccaaccacatgatgatgcattGGTAATTACGCTGAGGATAGGGGGCTATGATGTGAAAAGAGTAATGGTTGACCAAGGAAGTGGGGCTGACATCATGTatcctgatttatttaaggggctcaAATTGAAGCTTGAGGACCTTACAACTTACGATTCGCCATTGATAAGCTTCGAGGGGAAAGTTGTTATTCCAAAAGGGCAGATTCGGCTACCTGTGCAGTCAAGTCCAGTGGTTGTAAACGTAGATTTCATTCTAGTAGAAGCTTATTCTCCTTACACAGCTATTGTGGCAAGGCCTTGGTTGCATGCCCTAGGTGCTGTCTCCTCAACTCTGCATGTCAAGGTGAAATTTCCATTTGGAGAACAGATCGAAGAAATTGTTGGGAGCCAATTTGCGGCTACACAATGTATAATAGCTGCAATTATACACCAGACCGAGCAAGAGTCGTTAGCCTCGGCGGGGGAATGTTTATAGCAATTAATGTCATCGGCCACACCAAAGGTGGCCGAGGTCGAGGAGCCTGCATGTGAGGAGTTGGAGAAGGTTCTTATTGACACTGATGTTGAAAAATTCTTCCAAGAGAGAATTCAATTGCCACCTCAGGAAAAGGAGGAGCTGGTCAGGTTTTTGAGAAAGAACGTGGATGTATTCGCATGGAATGATTATGAAGCCCCAGGGGTTTACTTGAatttcattttccatcatttgaATGTTAATCCAACTGTGGTGCCgagaaggcaaccacctcggcgctcaTCTAAGGAACATGCTGAGGCTGTTAAGGAAGAGATACTTAAACTAAAGCAACcgggtgctatcaaagaagtgttctaccctgaatggttggcacATACAGTggttgtgaaaaagaagaatatgaAGTGGAGAGTGTGCGTGGATTTCACAGATCTGAATAAGGCTTGccctaaagattcattcccaTTGCCTCACAtagatcaactggtagatgctactgttgggcatcctcagatgagctttttggacgtttttcaaggttatcaccaaatacccttggcgttggaggatcaagagaaaatAGCCTTTGTCACTCCTATAGGGAATTATCATTGTAAGatgatgccttttggtttgaagaattcAAGAGCTACCTATTAGAAATaatgactaggatgtttgaaCCCCAATTGGGCAAGACAattgaagtatacgtggatgacatggtggtaaagagtaaaacaGTTTTTGCGCATATATCAGACTTGGATGATACTTTTCAAACGTTAAGAAAAGCGCAAGTTATGTcttaatgcttctaagtgttcttttggggtgggatCTGcaaagttcttgggttatatggtaACTCATAGGGGAATCAAATTCAATCCCGCTCAGGTCAAAGCAATCAATAGCTTACAACCACCtcagaatccaaaggaagtGCAAAGACTGACAGGGTTGACTGCTGCCCTCAACCGTTTCATTTCACGATCCGCAGACAAGTGTAaacctttcttccaattgttgaacaagtggaaaggatttgaatggaccgaggaatgTGAGGTTGCgtttcaacaacttaaggatAACTTTCATGTCcgcccattatgtctcggccagacgttgatgaggttttgtttgcatatattgttGTAGCTAACCATGCTGTTAGTTTAGTCTTGATATGAGTTGATGATAATGTGCAGAAACGCGTTTATTATGTGAGTAAATCTTTgcatgaagccgaggtgcgttacTTGCCATTGGAAAAAGCAATTCTAGCTgtggtgcatgctacacgtAAGCTCTCCCATTACTTTCAATCTCATACGGTGGTGGTTTTAACCCAACTTCCTCTTAAATCTGTACTTCAAAGTGCTGATTACACAAGTAGGATTCCTAAATGGGGTACTATCTTAGGGGTTTTTGATGTCagatatatgcctcgcacctttGTGAAGGGTCAAGTGTTAGCAGATTTGGTCGcagaatttgctgagccttccATAGGAGAGAATGTTAAGAGATTGagcatggatgaaaaatcagttggagtgGTCACGTGCAAGGAGCCTTTGGTGTGGAAAGtttatgttgatggggcagcaaatcagagaggatctggcATTGGGCTAGTAGTGGTGACCCCTGAAGGACTGACACTggaaaaatcactaaaattggagttctcggctactaataatgaagccaaGTATGAAGCTTTGGTGGTAGGAAtggatatggttcagaaaatgggtggaaaggaagtacAAATGTTCTTGGATTCACAATTAGTTGTAGGCCAGGTGGAAGGAAAATTGGAAGCTAGAGATCTGAGAATGCAGGAATACCTAACAGAAGAGAAAGCTGGATGGACCTAGCTGGATGTTCAGAAGATGCCCCGCATACCGAAACGCCAGAAGCATGCCACGAGAAGTTCAGAAGACGTCATCCCAGCAATAGAAGCGCATGGCAAATAGAGGTTACGGGGAATATGTGTCGAGATCCTCATTCCTCCCAGGAAAGTAGAAATAAGGATcccgaggggctattgtagggtcaatgggctcGTAATCTATGTTGGGCCGGCCCAAGGGTACTCGTAAAGCTAAAAGCCCAACCCGAAAATGTTAATTGGTCCGAGGATAAGGAATGCCCGTCTATGAGACAATGtgggaagaggaagaagtaATGGTTGGATAAGACATTCCAAAGTATGATGTCCGAGGATGGAAATGTTCTCGGCTACCTATAGCCGAGGTGGAAAATGGTGATCTGGTAGTTCAAACGTGTTACTCCTGAAAAGCCAGAGCATAAAGATGAGGATAGTGAGGGTAAAAGATAAGAAGGGAGGATGCGAAATATCTAggataaagctgttaccaccgcattgaagGTTCTGCCTACTtctctggtcgcattaatgaggaagtgatgcctgaACGTCATAATTTAGTCTTCTAGCTACCGCCAAAGACTTCAGGAAAAAGggtgatgagacaagtatctaaatgaGGACTTTGATCCACACGTGGAGGAGGAGAGTAAGGagaaggatgatataaaaggcgGATGGAGGACAGAAAGAG
This portion of the Castanea sativa cultivar Marrone di Chiusa Pesio chromosome 7, ASM4071231v1 genome encodes:
- the LOC142644384 gene encoding uncharacterized protein LOC142644384 is translated as MGKALHQLSKSPFTHKVEKGKLPRHFTQPNFTIYNGRTDPIEHEWRDFRSERYNNKWSRRDFAGQSVSAPSQVVNAVFREPVQQVLEKIHHEPYFRWPSKMVGDPMKRNQNLHCNYHQEKGHTTENCRNLWNYLDQLIKEGKLRQFLNRPNGQGDHAGLVNQGSNTLRPPLGTINVIFAALGRTGSCPTRVLLVSQLLAEETNFEPKRVKGNPPPILGFSEDDKVGTIQPHDDALVITLRIGGYDVKRVMVDQGSGADIMYPDLFKGLKLKLEDLTTYDSPLISFEGKVVIPKGQIRLPVQSSPVVVNVDFILVEAYSPYTAIVARPWLHALGAVSSTLHVKVKFPFGEQIEEIVGSQFAATQCIIAAIIHQTEQESLASAGECL